The Actinomycetes bacterium region TGGGCTGGGGGACCGTTAGCCGAGTGCCTTGGCCTTGGCGGCTTGAAACTCCTCCTCGGTGAGGGCGCCCTTAGCCTTCAGATCGGCTAGCCGGGCGATCTCGTCGGCGGCGCTGGGGCTGCTGCCGGAGACGCTTTGGATGTAGTGGCGGGCGGCTTCGTCCTGGGCCTGGGCCTGGGCGACGGCGTGCTCTTGCATCTTGTGGCCGCGGGCGATCAGGTAGACGAAC contains the following coding sequences:
- a CDS encoding SHOCT domain-containing protein translates to FVYLIARGHKMQEHAVAQAQAQDEAARHYIQSVSGSSPSAADEIARLADLKAKGALTEEEFQAAKAKALG